The following proteins are encoded in a genomic region of Gossypium hirsutum isolate 1008001.06 chromosome D05, Gossypium_hirsutum_v2.1, whole genome shotgun sequence:
- the LOC107897254 gene encoding multiprotein-bridging factor 1b: MAGIGPLTQDWEPVVIRKKAPTAAAKKDEKVVNAARRAGAEIESIKKSNAGTNRAASSSTSLNTRKLDEDTENLAHDRVPTELKKAIMQARMDKKLTQAQLAQMINEKPQIIQEYESGKAIPNQQIIGKLERALGAKLRGKK; this comes from the exons ATGGCCGGAATCGGACCTTTGACTCAAGATTGGGAGCCCGTCGTTATTCGTAAAAAAGCCCCTACCGCCGCCGCCAAGAAGGATGAGAAAGTCGTTAACGCCGCCCGCCGTGCCGGTGCCGAGATCGAGTCCATCAAAAAAT CAAATGCTGGGACGAATAGGGCGGCTTCAAGTAGTACTTCTTTGAACACAAGGAAGCTCGATGAAGACACTGAGAATCTTGCTC ATGACCGAGTGCCAACTGAGCTAAAGAAAGCCATCATGCAAGCTCGAATGGATAAGAAACTTACCCAGGCTCAACTTGCTCAG ATGATCAATGAGAAGCCCCAGATTATACAGGAGTATGAATCCGGAAAAGCCATCCCTAATCAACAAATAATTGGTAAACTGGAGAGGGCTCTTGGTGCAAAGCTGCGAGGGAAGAAGTGA
- the LOC107895692 gene encoding receptor-like protein 43, with product MKDIPVDKSGPKYMGGDYYQDSVIITLKGLDFKLERILTSFTVIDFSSNHFKGSIPKEVGELKSLIVLNFSHNSLAGNIPPSLGKMAALESLDLSSNKLQGRIPVQLTDLTYLGALNLSHNNLEGQIPLANQFDTFERLLRWQLWTMWISIVKEMWQRSGTRITSINNC from the coding sequence atgaAAGATATTCCGGTAGACAAAAGTGGTCCAAAGTACATGGGAGGAGATTATTATCAAGACTCTGTAATTATAACATTGAAAGGGTTGGATTTCAAACTTGAGAGAATTTTAACTTCGTTCACAGTTATTGATTTTTCAAGCAACCATTTCAAGGGGTCGATTCCTAAAGAAGTTGGAGAACTGAAGTCACTCATAGTGCTCAACTTCTCGCACAATAGCTTAGCAGGTAATATCCCACCATCACTTGGGAAAATGGCAGCACTTGAATCATTGGATCTCTCGTCAAACAAGCTTCAAGGAAGAATCCCAGTGCAGTTAACTGACTTGACATATCTTGGAGCATTGAATCTTTCTCATAACAATCTTGAGGGGCAGATACCGTTAGCTAATCAATTCGATACTTTCGAACGATTGCTTCGATGGCAACTCTGGACTATGTGGATTTCCATTGTCAAAGAAATGTGGCAACGATCAGGAACCAGAATCACCTCCATCAACAATTGCTAA
- the LOC107897252 gene encoding uncharacterized protein — translation MSGWNAMPIVHVKQRDFTNEVKENSLSNKGFNYIIFVHLKSSVDPSALRDKVIFANWQRNRRKPEELNAGKKVNSRKEKYEKAIAALTEMEKRAVMAESMEEATLHYHSGQNKAKPSLSPRYAIAFLNYRY, via the exons ATGTCTGGTTGGAATGCCATGCCCATTGTACATGTCAAACAGAGGGACTTCACAAATGAAGTAAAAGAAAATAGCCTGAGCAACAAAGGATTTAACT acatcATATTTGTACATTTAAAATCATCTGTAGATCCATCTGCTTTAAGAGATAAAGTTATATTTGCAAATTGGCAGAGAAACCGAAGGAAACCTGAAGAACTTAATGCGGGAAAAAAGGTGAACAGTAGGAAG GAAAAGTATGAAAAGGCCATTGCTGCGCTTACTGAAATGGAGAAAAGAGCGGTAATGGCAGAATCAATGGAGGAGGCTACCTTACATTACCATTCTGGACAAAATAAAGCTAAGCCGTCTCTTTCTCCACG ATATGCTATTGCTTTCCTAAATTACAGATATTGA